From one uncultured Paludibacter sp. genomic stretch:
- a CDS encoding hypothetical protein (Evidence 5 : Unknown function), protein MKNVTLQNVHVPGKMKNVTKRTCTG, encoded by the coding sequence ATGAAAAACGTAACGTTACAAAACGTACATGTACCAGGTAAAATGAAAAACGTAACNAAACGTACATGTACCGGGTAA
- the ygiD gene encoding putative enzyme (Evidence 3 : Putative function from multiple computational evidences; Product type e : enzyme) — protein MNEKRMPALFVGHGSPMNAIEENQFTKTWKNLGAILPVPKAIVSISAHWETNGTFVTGMEHPKTIHDFGGFPSELYQMQYPAKGNPDLAKKIANTVNSKEIGIDPANWGLDHGTWSVLVHIYPQANIPVVQLSLDRYATFEQHYHIAKELSSFREEGILFLCSGNIIHNLRLVDWRNASNQYEWAKIVSDKIKQRILLGEHSSLIHLDNEDDAFKLAINSAEHYIPLLYLLGLQQENDSLTLFNDEILMGSLSMTGVLIK, from the coding sequence ATGAATGAAAAAAGAATGCCGGCTCTGTTTGTAGGACACGGAAGCCCGATGAACGCCATTGAAGAAAACCAATTTACAAAAACGTGGAAAAATTTAGGCGCAATATTGCCTGTACCAAAAGCCATTGTGAGTATTTCAGCGCATTGGGAAACAAACGGCACATTTGTAACCGGGATGGAACACCCAAAAACAATCCATGATTTTGGAGGTTTTCCCAGCGAACTTTACCAAATGCAATATCCGGCGAAAGGAAATCCCGACTTGGCAAAAAAAATCGCTAACACCGTAAATTCTAAAGAAATAGGGATAGACCCTGCAAATTGGGGATTAGATCACGGAACCTGGTCGGTACTCGTACATATTTATCCTCAGGCAAACATACCTGTTGTACAATTGAGTTTAGACCGTTACGCAACTTTCGAGCAGCATTACCATATTGCAAAAGAACTTTCATCGTTTCGCGAGGAAGGTATTTTATTTCTGTGCAGCGGAAATATTATCCATAACCTGCGCCTTGTCGATTGGAGAAATGCTTCCAATCAATACGAATGGGCTAAAATCGTCTCGGATAAAATAAAACAAAGAATCCTTCTTGGTGAACATTCATCGCTTATACACTTGGATAACGAAGACGACGCATTTAAATTAGCTATCAATTCGGCTGAACATTACATTCCGCTGCTTTACTTATTAGGTTTGCAACAAGAAAATGATTCCCTAACTCTATTTAATGATGAGATATTGATGGGTTCACTTTCTATGACAGGAGTTTTAATAAAATAA
- a CDS encoding Ferritin: MLNPKIVKMLXEQINKEFYSSYLYLDIANYYHDNNLKGFGNWFDIQTQEEYAHAMLFLKYLLNNGEKVTLEAIAAPDIKFKDFKHPLTASLEHEYFITKSINDIYAEAYAMKDFRTMQFLDWFVKEQGEEEQNTDELVKRFDLFGSDPKSLYLLDNELSTRTFSPPSLVL; encoded by the coding sequence ATGTTAAATCCCAAAATTGTAAAAATGCTCAANGAGCAAATCAACAAAGAATTTTATTCTTCTTATCTTTATCTGGATATCGCAAATTATTATCATGATAACAATTTAAAAGGTTTTGGAAACTGGTTTGACATTCAAACACAGGAAGAATACGCGCATGCTATGTTGTTTTTGAAATACCTGTTAAACAACGGCGAAAAAGTTACTTTGGAAGCCATTGCCGCTCCCGATATTAAATTCAAAGACTTTAAACATCCTCTTACAGCCTCGTTGGAACATGAATATTTTATCACAAAATCCATCAACGATATTTATGCCGAAGCGTATGCTATGAAAGATTTCCGTACTATGCAATTTTTAGACTGGTTTGTAAAAGAACAAGGCGAAGAAGAACAAAACACCGATGAACTTGTAAAACGTTTTGATTTATTCGGCAGCGATCCTAAAAGTTTGTATCTGTTAGATAATGAATTAAGCACACGTACATTTAGCCCCCCTTCATTGGTATTGTAA
- a CDS encoding Arabinogalactan endo-1,4-beta-galactosidase has protein sequence MKIKLLALAFLCCIGSSCKSAQVNPPTDEVKLPANFAKGADISWLPQMEASGFKFYDAAGKEKDCIQILKENGINSIRLRTWVNPSDDKWSGHCSKDETVAMAVRVKNAGMRVMIDFHYSDSWADPAKQIKPAAWANHDFTQLKQDVYDYTLEVITALKNAGVTPEWVQVGNEITPGMLLPDGGSDDAHFPQLVELLNKGYDAIKAVSVSTKVILHVDQGNNNERFRWWFDNAKKYGAKYDVIGLSYYPYWLSDSHPDYTLSINDLASNLKDMVSRYGKEVMVVEVGGEDTKPQNTYDMLKAVIKYTAQVQNEKGLGVFYWEPEGESSWSHYALSAWMNGKPTKAMEAFK, from the coding sequence ATGAAAATAAAATTATTAGCATTGGCTTTTTTATGCTGTATTGGTTCTTCTTGTAAATCTGCTCAGGTAAATCCTCCTACAGATGAGGTAAAACTTCCCGCTAATTTTGCCAAAGGCGCCGATATAAGCTGGCTGCCTCAAATGGAAGCATCGGGATTTAAATTTTATGACGCTGCCGGAAAAGAAAAAGATTGCATTCAAATTTTAAAGGAAAACGGTATCAATTCCATCCGTTTACGCACGTGGGTAAATCCTTCCGACGATAAATGGAGCGGACACTGCAGTAAAGATGAAACGGTTGCTATGGCGGTAAGAGTAAAAAACGCGGGAATGCGCGTGATGATTGATTTTCACTACAGCGATAGTTGGGCTGATCCTGCCAAACAAATAAAACCCGCAGCGTGGGCAAATCACGATTTCACCCAATTGAAACAAGATGTGTATGATTATACCCTGGAAGTGATAACGGCTTTAAAAAACGCGGGCGTAACTCCCGAATGGGTTCAAGTAGGAAATGAAATTACTCCCGGAATGTTATTGCCCGATGGAGGTTCGGACGACGCGCACTTTCCGCAACTTGTGGAATTATTAAACAAAGGATATGACGCTATAAAAGCCGTAAGCGTTTCAACCAAAGTAATTCTTCATGTCGATCAGGGAAATAATAATGAACGCTTTCGTTGGTGGTTCGATAACGCAAAAAAATACGGAGCAAAATACGATGTCATTGGTTTGAGTTATTATCCGTATTGGTTGTCCGATTCGCATCCCGATTACACTTTATCTATCAATGATTTGGCTTCAAATCTGAAAGATATGGTTTCACGTTACGGAAAAGAAGTAATGGTAGTAGAAGTTGGAGGAGAAGATACCAAACCTCAAAACACATACGATATGCTGAAAGCCGTAATAAAATACACAGCCCAAGTTCAAAACGAAAAAGGATTGGGAGTTTTCTATTGGGAACCCGAAGGGGAAAGTTCCTGGAGTCATTACGCCTTAAGCGCTTGGATGAACGGAAAACCTACAAAAGCAATGGAAGCGTTTAAATAA
- a CDS encoding conserved hypothetical protein (Evidence 4 : Unknown function but conserved in other organisms), with the protein MCGCKALAKAVHHILQTTNRGIMKIEICFSPALFSFYNTENSIVIIADVFRATTSICTAFQNGLKSVKTVADIEEAKQWKEKGHLVAAERNTQKVDFADLGNSPFDFTEEKIKGKELIFTTTNGTQAVEMAKNAEEILIGAFSNIDTLVNYCKNTDKNIAILCSGWNNKFCIEDTLFAGALTEKLLKFQNFTFHSDAVKISLDVWNLAKHDLISYIRQTEHYERLVKNGLENSVEYCLTENTTQVVPKYNKSTKNFEL; encoded by the coding sequence TTGTGTGGCTGTAAAGCGTTGGCAAAGGCTGTGCACCACATACTACAAACCACAAACCGAGGAATAATGAAAATTGAAATCTGCTTCTCTCCCGCCCTTTTCTCTTTTTACAATACCGAAAACAGTATTGTAATTATTGCCGATGTGTTTCGCGCTACTACGAGTATTTGTACCGCTTTTCAAAACGGGTTAAAGTCGGTAAAAACGGTTGCCGATATTGAAGAAGCAAAGCAGTGGAAAGAAAAAGGGCATCTTGTGGCTGCCGAAAGAAATACACAAAAAGTGGACTTTGCCGATTTGGGAAACTCTCCTTTTGACTTTACAGAAGAAAAAATAAAAGGAAAAGAACTTATTTTCACCACTACCAACGGAACTCAAGCTGTGGAAATGGCTAAAAATGCGGAAGAAATACTTATCGGCGCTTTTTCAAACATCGATACATTGGTCAATTATTGCAAAAATACCGATAAAAATATTGCTATACTTTGTTCCGGCTGGAATAATAAATTTTGTATCGAAGATACACTTTTTGCCGGAGCTTTGACTGAAAAGCTGCTTAAATTTCAGAATTTTACATTTCATTCCGATGCTGTAAAAATCTCGTTAGATGTATGGAATCTTGCAAAACACGATTTAATTTCATATATTCGCCAAACGGAACATTACGAACGGCTTGTGAAAAACGGTTTGGAAAATTCTGTAGAATACTGTCTTACAGAAAATACCACGCAGGTTGTTCCTAAATACAATAAATCAACTAAAAATTTTGAACTATGA
- a CDS encoding conserved hypothetical protein (Evidence 4 : Unknown function but conserved in other organisms), whose amino-acid sequence MKRNNKISIYQNLMFFILFFLLFSSCEKNEFDNNSNTTEYLTKYMDYNPAHIYPSAFYPFSGHGSINTDVLSNYKITLEYKGNKISKRNGYLLNLYASGFIIYNKYFYENVYDTLIYANNKTTILTLSNDESISEVSAYKKEIFYLNNKIIKTIQFYKRYPGEDSITVNFEYKGNLLVRKVGYVYNKIYFVSNLYYNTYDNLDSIVTRKKIYNYNTEEYELDANSFERYKEVFVDYDNKINPLKKLIVFDETFNRSLSRNNFREYYYYYYSKNNDSTLNGEISKYYNFTYDNNGNINWGK is encoded by the coding sequence ATGAAAAGAAATAACAAAATTAGTATTTATCAAAATTTGATGTTTTTTATATTGTTTTTCTTGCTATTTAGTTCTTGTGAGAAAAATGAATTTGATAACAATTCAAATACAACTGAATATCTAACCAAATATATGGACTATAACCCAGCTCATATTTATCCTTCTGCTTTTTATCCATTTTCTGGACATGGGTCTATAAACACTGATGTATTATCTAATTATAAAATCACTCTTGAATACAAAGGCAATAAAATTTCTAAGAGAAATGGTTACTTATTAAATTTATATGCATCAGGTTTCATCATTTATAACAAGTATTTTTACGAGAATGTATATGACACTTTAATATATGCTAATAATAAAACTACAATTTTAACTCTAAGTAATGATGAAAGTATTTCAGAAGTTAGTGCTTATAAGAAAGAAATATTCTATCTAAATAATAAAATAATAAAAACTATTCAATTCTATAAAAGATATCCTGGAGAAGATTCCATTACAGTAAACTTTGAATATAAAGGAAATTTATTAGTAAGAAAAGTAGGATATGTGTATAATAAAATCTATTTTGTATCAAATTTATATTATAATACCTATGACAATCTGGATAGTATTGTTACCAGAAAAAAAATCTATAATTATAATACTGAAGAATATGAATTAGACGCAAATAGCTTTGAAAGATATAAAGAAGTATTTGTAGATTATGATAATAAAATAAATCCACTAAAGAAATTAATTGTTTTTGATGAAACATTTAATCGTTCTTTGTCTAGAAACAATTTTAGGGAATATTATTATTATTACTATTCTAAAAATAACGATAGTACCTTAAATGGTGAAATAAGTAAATATTATAATTTCACTTATGATAATAATGGCAATATTAATTGGGGTAAATAA
- a CDS encoding Maf-like protein BDI_0169 translates to MLDNIKKYHIILGSQSPRRKELLSGLDIDFEIRIVDIEENFPKEMVGVEIPMHIAQKKATAFTLKENDLLITADTIVWFNGKVYSKPTDRNDAKNMLQILSGQTHQVITGVCITTKERQKIFHVISDVHFSRFNESEIDYYLDNYKPYDKAGSYGIQEWIGYIGVESIEGSYFNVMGLPIQRLYTELKHWR, encoded by the coding sequence TTGCTAGATAACATTAAAAAATATCATATCATTCTCGGTTCACAATCGCCGCGCCGCAAAGAATTATTAAGCGGACTGGATATTGATTTCGAGATAAGGATAGTTGATATAGAAGAAAACTTTCCAAAAGAAATGGTTGGAGTTGAAATTCCGATGCATATAGCTCAAAAAAAAGCTACCGCCTTTACGCTTAAAGAAAACGATTTATTAATCACCGCAGATACCATTGTGTGGTTTAACGGAAAAGTGTATAGCAAACCAACGGATAGAAACGACGCTAAAAATATGCTTCAAATACTTTCGGGACAAACACATCAGGTGATAACGGGAGTTTGCATTACTACCAAAGAACGTCAAAAAATATTTCACGTAATTTCCGATGTACATTTTTCCCGGTTTAATGAAAGCGAAATAGACTATTATTTAGATAACTACAAACCGTATGACAAAGCCGGCTCTTACGGCATTCAAGAATGGATTGGTTACATTGGAGTAGAAAGTATTGAGGGCTCTTACTTTAATGTGATGGGATTACCTATTCAACGTCTTTATACCGAATTAAAACACTGGCGATAA
- a CDS encoding UbiA prenyltransferase, with translation MTAYFNIVRWKNLLFVALIQWLMQHTVVFPILQTFGFETREDSILGYVLMAATVFIAAGGYVINDYFDVKIDRINKLEKVIVTEKISKENAMHFYQILTGLGVVSGLALAFITKSFSLAFIFILVPGLLWFYSASYKRQFIWGNLVVSFLAALTVFIVGILEISILRKEYGALLYQTHIPKVIYGWTGGFAFFAFISTWIREIIKDIEDENGDREMECRTMPIKWGIQKTKYFLYGLIVFSILALFHFQYHYIHFEGTLTLRYIIFGLALPFAALIYLIFRAKTPDDFKQTATLSKFIMLIGILYSVVFYYLQAKTYHLDFFGLFIIK, from the coding sequence ATGACTGCTTATTTTAATATTGTCCGCTGGAAAAATCTGCTCTTTGTAGCGCTGATTCAGTGGTTGATGCAACACACGGTAGTTTTTCCCATCCTTCAGACTTTTGGTTTTGAAACACGCGAAGATAGTATTCTTGGATACGTGTTAATGGCGGCTACGGTATTTATTGCAGCCGGAGGTTACGTTATTAACGATTATTTCGACGTAAAAATTGATAGAATAAATAAACTAGAGAAAGTAATTGTTACGGAAAAAATTTCCAAAGAAAACGCTATGCATTTCTATCAAATTCTAACAGGTTTAGGAGTTGTAAGCGGTTTAGCGCTAGCTTTTATTACAAAAAGTTTTTCTCTCGCTTTTATTTTTATTCTTGTTCCGGGATTGCTTTGGTTCTATTCCGCAAGTTACAAGCGTCAGTTTATATGGGGAAATTTGGTGGTGAGTTTTTTAGCTGCGTTAACGGTTTTTATTGTCGGAATACTCGAAATTTCGATTTTAAGAAAAGAATACGGCGCTTTACTTTATCAAACACATATTCCAAAAGTGATTTACGGCTGGACCGGAGGATTTGCCTTTTTTGCTTTCATCTCTACTTGGATACGAGAAATTATTAAAGACATTGAGGACGAAAACGGCGATCGCGAAATGGAATGTCGTACGATGCCTATAAAATGGGGAATTCAAAAAACAAAATACTTCCTCTACGGATTGATTGTTTTTTCCATTTTAGCTTTGTTTCATTTCCAATATCATTACATTCATTTTGAAGGAACGTTAACTTTGCGCTACATCATTTTTGGATTAGCCCTGCCATTTGCAGCATTAATCTATTTAATTTTTAGAGCAAAAACTCCCGACGATTTCAAACAAACCGCTACCCTATCCAAATTTATTATGCTGATAGGAATTTTGTACAGCGTGGTGTTTTATTATTTACAGGCAAAAACATACCATCTTGATTTCTTTGGACTGTTCATCATCAAATGA
- a CDS encoding Flavodoxin, protein MKTAIIYTTTHGTSEKVAKYIAEKFPEDDVTLIKLKKNTKFSIFSFDKIILGGSIYLGDIQPIMRRFCNDNFEELLTRTLGLYVCGIEPELVRQDSELEMAFPKKLFKHAVATAFVGGEITFEKLNPTQKFIVKNFLKIKESVDFIHYDLIDIFVYQMLSA, encoded by the coding sequence ATGAAAACTGCAATAATCTATACTACTACACACGGCACATCTGAAAAAGTCGCAAAATATATAGCTGAAAAATTCCCCGAAGATGATGTAACCCTAATTAAATTGAAAAAAAACACAAAGTTCAGCATTTTTTCTTTTGATAAAATTATTCTTGGAGGATCTATATATTTAGGTGATATACAACCGATTATGAGAAGATTCTGCAATGATAATTTTGAAGAATTACTCACCAGAACTCTCGGACTTTATGTTTGCGGAATTGAACCTGAACTTGTGAGACAAGATTCTGAACTTGAAATGGCTTTCCCTAAAAAACTCTTTAAACACGCTGTGGCAACCGCTTTTGTAGGAGGAGAAATTACTTTTGAAAAATTAAATCCAACCCAAAAGTTTATTGTGAAAAATTTCTTGAAAATCAAAGAATCCGTCGATTTTATCCACTATGATTTGATAGATATTTTTGTGTACCAAATGCTTTCCGCATAA
- a CDS encoding conserved hypothetical protein (Evidence 4 : Unknown function but conserved in other organisms), which produces MKVVLLGAGNVATNLGLSLKKYGIEILQIYSKTEKSAKTLGELLGASYCYSLKKIKRNADIYIYALKDNVLEEVISKINIPEAVHIHTAGSIPINIFENKVKNYGVIYPLQTFSKEKQVDFKEIPLFLEANSDYTNKIITQFACFLSSKIYYLASDKRALLHLSAVFACNFSNFMYLLAAKITDEANLDYKILLPLIKETADKLNYLTPKQAQTGPAIRKDYKTIEKHLKLLKNTPELKEIYALITNSVINTLSEK; this is translated from the coding sequence ATGAAGGTCGTACTTCTTGGTGCAGGAAATGTAGCCACGAATTTGGGGTTATCTCTAAAAAAATATGGAATAGAAATACTTCAAATTTATAGTAAAACTGAAAAATCTGCCAAAACTTTAGGAGAACTTTTAGGCGCTTCTTATTGTTATAGCTTAAAAAAAATAAAAAGGAATGCCGACATTTATATTTATGCGCTGAAAGACAATGTTTTAGAAGAAGTTATTTCAAAAATAAACATACCCGAAGCCGTTCATATACACACTGCAGGAAGTATTCCTATCAATATTTTTGAAAATAAGGTAAAAAATTACGGCGTTATTTATCCTTTGCAAACATTTTCGAAAGAAAAGCAAGTAGATTTTAAAGAAATACCGTTATTTTTAGAAGCAAATAGTGATTATACAAACAAAATAATTACGCAATTTGCGTGTTTTTTATCATCTAAAATTTATTATTTAGCGAGTGATAAAAGAGCGCTGCTTCATTTGAGTGCGGTTTTTGCTTGTAATTTTTCTAATTTTATGTATTTATTAGCGGCAAAAATTACCGACGAAGCCAATCTTGATTATAAAATATTACTGCCGCTTATTAAAGAAACGGCGGATAAACTGAATTATTTAACGCCGAAACAGGCACAGACAGGTCCTGCAATAAGAAAAGACTATAAAACAATAGAAAAACATCTTAAATTATTAAAAAACACACCCGAGCTAAAAGAAATTTATGCACTGATAACCAATTCAGTAATAAACACACTATCAGAAAAATGA
- a CDS encoding conserved membrane hypothetical protein (Evidence 4 : Unknown function but conserved in other organisms), translating to MDKDNRMAWGVSLLVFGVLFLVNQLHVLPSDLSHFIFDFKNYPIILGVIFLLFHRNKNIGVVLLVVGLLFRLQNIIHWTRNISEYAWPLLLITAGIILVFGVKRGKK from the coding sequence ATGGATAAAGACAACCGTATGGCATGGGGTGTAAGTTTACTTGTATTTGGAGTATTATTTTTAGTAAACCAACTGCATGTTCTTCCTTCAGACCTTTCACATTTCATTTTCGACTTTAAAAATTATCCGATTATTCTCGGTGTGATTTTTCTTCTTTTCCACAGGAATAAAAACATAGGAGTTGTTTTGCTCGTTGTAGGATTATTATTTAGGTTGCAAAACATTATTCACTGGACACGAAATATTTCGGAATATGCTTGGCCTCTTTTACTTATTACTGCCGGAATTATTCTTGTTTTCGGAGTTAAACGGGGAAAAAAATAA
- a CDS encoding Nitroreductase — MSFFELVKKRRSIRQFKPEKIESEKIKLITSAGLMAPSSRNCKPCEFVVVENKDTLQKLSESRPASSQLIANAAAAIVICIDKNKSTCPVEDATIAAIMMQLEAEDINLGSCWVHIHAREKEPGLTSENYVKKTLGIADNYAVLCIIALGYKNEEKSHHDEEKLDSNKIHYEKF; from the coding sequence ATGTCTTTTTTTGAACTTGTAAAAAAACGCCGCAGTATTCGTCAATTCAAACCGGAAAAAATTGAAAGCGAAAAAATAAAACTTATTACTTCCGCGGGCTTAATGGCGCCCTCCTCCAGAAACTGCAAACCGTGTGAATTTGTCGTGGTTGAAAATAAAGATACTCTCCAAAAGCTTTCAGAAAGCCGTCCGGCAAGTTCACAACTAATAGCAAATGCGGCGGCTGCAATTGTAATTTGTATCGATAAAAATAAAAGCACTTGCCCTGTGGAAGATGCAACCATAGCTGCCATTATGATGCAATTAGAAGCTGAAGATATAAATTTAGGTAGTTGTTGGGTGCATATACACGCAAGGGAAAAAGAACCGGGGCTTACATCTGAAAATTATGTTAAAAAAACACTCGGTATCGCCGATAATTATGCGGTTTTATGTATTATTGCATTAGGATACAAAAATGAAGAAAAATCACATCATGATGAAGAAAAACTAGACTCAAACAAAATTCATTACGAAAAATTTTAA
- a CDS encoding conserved hypothetical protein (Evidence 4 : Unknown function but conserved in other organisms) — protein MLSTKKYCNFAIINQYYIIMKKIILLSLSAVLISIEFTSCIKKEEMQMREINYSNKFYLSPDTSIGALSVSINVELPDKYHDKEVMENIQKQIIAKIFNEQYTHIPVDSIVPVYVRKLYQSYLQDYTPDFQEAVKKTGGPKMNNEIDIEGVSMFLDNKILSYSYESFVYLGGAHGNTNRMLYNFDLRNAYIIKESDLFISDYKETLTELIKEQIVEQSAEIESVADLNDFDFWADQIKPNENFYISEDGLVYVFNPYEIAPYSMGQTEVTLPYEKLKPLLKPGNIIEYLYKNTPVK, from the coding sequence ATGCTTTCTACGAAAAAATATTGTAATTTTGCAATCATAAACCAATATTATATAATTATGAAAAAAATTATACTCCTTTCATTATCAGCAGTTTTAATTTCAATAGAATTTACATCGTGTATTAAAAAAGAAGAAATGCAAATGAGGGAAATTAATTACTCCAATAAATTTTATCTAAGTCCTGATACAAGTATTGGAGCATTAAGCGTGAGCATCAATGTAGAACTTCCCGATAAATATCACGATAAGGAGGTAATGGAGAATATTCAGAAACAAATTATTGCAAAAATTTTCAACGAACAATACACTCACATACCTGTCGATTCTATTGTACCTGTGTATGTACGTAAATTATATCAAAGTTATTTACAAGATTATACGCCTGATTTTCAGGAAGCGGTTAAGAAAACCGGAGGTCCTAAAATGAATAATGAAATTGATATTGAGGGAGTTTCTATGTTTCTGGACAATAAAATACTTTCATACAGTTACGAGAGTTTTGTATATTTAGGCGGGGCACACGGAAACACAAACAGGATGCTATACAATTTCGATTTGCGTAATGCATATATTATTAAAGAATCGGATTTGTTTATTTCCGATTATAAAGAAACACTTACTGAGTTAATTAAAGAGCAAATTGTAGAACAAAGCGCTGAAATAGAATCGGTTGCAGATTTAAATGATTTTGATTTTTGGGCTGACCAGATAAAACCAAACGAAAACTTTTATATATCGGAAGACGGACTTGTTTATGTGTTTAATCCGTATGAAATTGCGCCCTACAGTATGGGACAAACAGAAGTAACACTTCCTTACGAAAAGTTGAAACCACTCCTAAAACCGGGAAATATTATTGAATATTTATATAAAAACACACCTGTAAAATAA
- a CDS encoding hypothetical protein (Evidence 5 : Unknown function) — protein sequence MRNSFVHTVLSLLLAIFFLFAGTGYNLIHYCCTGCNESGMMSMSGCSSADNKEDEDSGFNKTPVYYDFQINAQNFANHHKNSCEFKRVSVETPTFPNFNINKVNIPFSVHLFAYFVSVNILPAPEYVLQPTHPPNFPFKFSGREILAQHSILLI from the coding sequence ATGAGGAATTCATTCGTGCATACTGTCTTGAGCTTACTGCTTGCAATATTTTTCTTGTTTGCGGGAACCGGTTATAATTTAATCCATTACTGCTGTACGGGATGTAATGAAAGCGGTATGATGTCTATGTCGGGTTGTTCGTCTGCTGACAATAAAGAAGACGAAGACAGTGGATTTAATAAAACTCCGGTTTACTATGATTTTCAGATAAACGCGCAGAATTTTGCAAACCATCATAAAAACTCTTGCGAATTTAAACGTGTTTCGGTAGAAACGCCAACATTCCCGAATTTTAATATAAATAAAGTAAATATTCCTTTTTCGGTTCATTTATTCGCATATTTTGTGTCTGTGAATATTTTACCGGCTCCGGAATATGTTTTACAACCTACTCATCCTCCTAACTTTCCATTTAAATTTTCAGGAAGAGAAATCCTGGCTCAACATTCTATACTTTTGATTTAG